One window from the genome of Leptospira broomii serovar Hurstbridge str. 5399 encodes:
- the cobU gene encoding bifunctional adenosylcobinamide kinase/adenosylcobinamide-phosphate guanylyltransferase: protein MADISLVTGGCRSGKSRFALEKGNAFVGRKIFIATCPKIDDEMDDRIRKHQEERKDHNWETIEEPLDLHNVFSNLSSKEEKIVVVDCLSLWINNQLFKSQNEGKILSEPSVRGSVVKFLEEARSCFPGKVIFVTNEIGLGVVPESSLVRIYRDLLGTCNQVVAKEADEVFLLISGIPIRLKTGEGVKNERI from the coding sequence ATGGCCGATATAAGCCTCGTTACAGGCGGCTGCCGGAGTGGAAAGAGTCGATTTGCATTAGAAAAAGGAAATGCATTCGTAGGACGAAAAATTTTTATCGCCACCTGTCCTAAAATCGACGATGAGATGGATGATCGGATCCGAAAACATCAGGAAGAGAGAAAAGACCACAACTGGGAAACGATAGAAGAACCGTTAGATTTACATAATGTATTTAGCAATTTATCGTCGAAAGAAGAAAAAATCGTAGTGGTAGATTGCTTAAGTCTTTGGATCAACAATCAATTATTCAAATCCCAGAACGAAGGTAAGATACTAAGCGAGCCCTCGGTTCGAGGATCTGTAGTAAAATTTTTAGAGGAAGCTCGTTCTTGCTTTCCCGGCAAAGTTATTTTTGTAACGAATGAAATTGGATTAGGCGTGGTTCCAGAATCGTCTCTTGTCAGAATTTATAGGGATTTATTGGGAACATGCAACCAAGTCGTCGCCAAGGAGGCGGACGAGGTATTCTTATTGATAAGCGGCATTCCGATTCGATTGAAAACCGGCGAAGGCGTAAAAAATGAACGAATCTGA
- a CDS encoding histidine phosphatase family protein, producing MKRSLFLIRHPWTIGDNKRCFPGNDNLSLSPEGKLEAKNLGIELSRYLTENETIFLISPSLCCTDTWGNMGFSDKISATLLSELEELNFGIWKNRSFGEIHRLFPDNFRQFSEFDPTLEFPGGEQISSFLKRISQVKDLVINEFSLGSDIVLISHGGVLSVLICILLGMAPVEYTKFRLLSGSISSLEIYKNGTASLTGLNRYGRLSEGQWPI from the coding sequence ATGAAACGTTCTCTTTTTCTAATACGCCATCCTTGGACAATCGGCGATAATAAACGCTGCTTCCCTGGAAACGATAATTTATCTCTTTCTCCGGAGGGAAAACTTGAGGCAAAAAACTTAGGCATCGAGCTTTCACGATATTTAACCGAAAATGAAACCATTTTCCTCATAAGTCCTTCATTATGCTGTACTGATACATGGGGCAATATGGGATTTAGCGATAAAATTTCGGCAACGTTATTAAGCGAATTAGAAGAACTTAATTTCGGAATATGGAAAAATCGTTCTTTTGGAGAGATACATCGTTTATTTCCGGATAATTTTCGTCAATTTTCGGAGTTCGACCCGACCCTTGAATTTCCTGGGGGGGAACAAATCTCCTCTTTTCTGAAAAGAATCTCTCAAGTTAAAGACCTGGTTATAAACGAATTTTCCCTTGGATCCGATATCGTGCTGATTTCGCACGGGGGTGTTTTGTCCGTTCTTATATGCATTCTATTAGGAATGGCTCCGGTGGAATATACAAAGTTTCGATTACTTAGCGGTTCTATTTCAAGTCTGGAAATTTATAAAAACGGAACCGCTTCACTTACCGGTTTGAATAGATACGGAAGACTTTCGGAGGGACAATGGCCGATATAA
- a CDS encoding adenosylcobinamide amidohydrolase, with amino-acid sequence MKTLGHERSIIQTDGTWLDIDLKETHLALSWTVLGGGWTRIRHATWLRVCNDDLPPGVNPSEHYRNRLIETGRDVQSLGFLTSASLFAYTERICRIKDLWVRCIATVGLGNALRVGELPLFHQNYGTVNLLVQTSVPLNLPASIEAISIAAEARTLAILEGDIPSLSGFQSATGTGTDCIGIASPENDKTRIYAGKHTDIGHLIGSSVHQAVEAGVQKWKLAKTNVGKK; translated from the coding sequence TTGAAAACGCTCGGACATGAACGATCTATAATTCAAACCGACGGAACATGGTTGGATATAGACCTGAAAGAAACGCATTTAGCATTGAGTTGGACGGTCCTAGGCGGAGGCTGGACTAGAATTAGACACGCGACTTGGCTTCGCGTATGCAACGATGATTTACCTCCCGGAGTGAATCCGTCCGAGCACTATCGCAATCGTCTTATTGAAACGGGACGTGATGTACAGAGTCTAGGCTTTTTAACCAGCGCCTCTCTGTTCGCTTATACGGAAAGAATTTGTAGAATTAAAGATTTGTGGGTCCGCTGCATTGCGACTGTCGGTTTAGGAAATGCCTTACGAGTTGGAGAACTGCCGCTCTTCCATCAAAATTACGGTACAGTTAATTTGCTCGTTCAAACTTCCGTTCCCTTAAATCTTCCTGCGTCAATCGAGGCAATCTCGATAGCTGCCGAAGCAAGAACCCTCGCGATTTTAGAAGGAGATATTCCGAGTCTCTCCGGTTTCCAATCGGCCACCGGAACGGGAACTGATTGTATCGGAATCGCATCTCCTGAAAATGATAAGACTCGAATTTATGCGGGAAAACATACAGACATCGGTCATCTAATCGGAAGTTCGGTACACCAAGCAGTGGAAGCGGGGGTTCAGAAATGGAAACTGGCAAAAACGAACGTCGGTAAAAAATGA
- a CDS encoding cobyrinate a,c-diamide synthase: MEKSPSIPRILIAGTGSGVGKTTTVLALSQAFRKRGLRVSTFKCGPDYLDPTYHTLVAGVTCQNLDGWLMGKEAVLKTFQAASAESDIAIIEGVMGLFDGASPTGDAGSSAEIAKWLEAPTLIVLDARGMARTIAPLVLGLKNFDTSLEVSGVIANFIGTENHREILRSALDPFLPLVGGFPKSPEHSFPERHLGLRSAQEAGIGDDKLAYWADLCETWFDLDRIWKIASEKLYKPIASELKVNRSKTSYKCRIGLAKDNAFHFYYEDNLRRLEMAGAELIPFSPISDSKLPKIDGLYIGGGYPELFAEALSSNRTLLKEIYEFGMNGRPIYAECGGLMYLSEEIETVNGNSFSMVGLIPAKVRMHEKLQALGYTEVSTEETSFLGSAGTRFRGHQFRYSSLEVKEHKNVKLLYRIRKRKGETTSSEGYSDRNILGSYVHAHWASNPSIPENFVAACVRIPS, translated from the coding sequence TTGGAAAAATCACCGAGCATTCCTAGAATTCTAATTGCGGGGACCGGTAGCGGGGTAGGTAAAACCACTACCGTGCTCGCGCTTTCGCAGGCTTTCAGAAAACGCGGTCTCAGAGTTTCAACGTTCAAATGTGGACCCGATTATTTAGACCCGACATACCACACGTTAGTCGCCGGAGTAACTTGCCAAAACTTAGACGGATGGTTAATGGGGAAAGAAGCCGTATTAAAAACCTTTCAAGCGGCAAGTGCAGAAAGCGATATAGCGATAATCGAAGGCGTCATGGGGCTCTTTGACGGAGCCTCTCCTACAGGAGACGCAGGCTCGAGCGCAGAAATAGCCAAATGGTTAGAGGCACCTACACTGATCGTATTGGATGCAAGAGGGATGGCTCGAACGATTGCCCCGTTAGTTCTAGGATTAAAAAATTTTGATACGAGTTTAGAAGTAAGCGGAGTTATCGCCAATTTTATCGGCACGGAAAACCATCGTGAAATTTTAAGATCCGCATTGGATCCCTTCCTCCCGTTAGTCGGAGGGTTTCCCAAATCTCCAGAACATTCATTTCCAGAAAGGCATTTGGGACTCCGTAGTGCACAGGAAGCGGGAATAGGCGACGATAAATTGGCTTATTGGGCGGACTTATGCGAAACTTGGTTTGATTTAGATAGAATCTGGAAGATTGCATCGGAAAAGCTTTACAAGCCTATCGCTTCCGAATTAAAAGTCAATCGATCGAAGACTTCATACAAATGCAGGATCGGACTTGCAAAGGATAATGCATTTCATTTCTATTATGAAGATAATTTACGAAGGTTAGAGATGGCCGGAGCCGAACTAATTCCCTTCTCTCCGATTTCCGATTCTAAATTGCCGAAAATAGACGGTCTCTATATCGGAGGCGGTTATCCGGAGCTATTCGCCGAAGCCTTGTCATCCAACAGAACTCTTCTAAAAGAAATTTATGAATTCGGAATGAATGGACGCCCGATATATGCGGAATGCGGAGGACTTATGTATTTATCGGAGGAAATAGAGACAGTAAACGGAAATTCTTTTTCGATGGTGGGATTAATTCCAGCAAAAGTCAGAATGCACGAAAAATTGCAGGCATTAGGCTATACGGAAGTGAGTACCGAAGAAACATCCTTCTTAGGATCAGCCGGCACTAGGTTCCGGGGCCATCAATTTCGATATTCAAGCTTAGAGGTCAAAGAACATAAAAACGTAAAACTACTTTATAGAATTCGAAAAAGAAAGGGCGAAACTACTTCTTCGGAAGGTTATTCGGATCGAAACATATTAGGATCTTATGTGCATGCTCACTGGGCATCTAATCCAAGCATTCCCGAGAATTTCGTAGCTGCCTGTGTTAGGATACCGTCTTGA
- the cobO gene encoding cob(I)yrinic acid a,c-diamide adenosyltransferase: MELSSKERRGLMIVNTGEGKGKTTAALGMIFRALGRGMRCGIVQFIKGKWETGERKFAKTIPELDFYVMGLGFTWDSEDLDKDKKAALAAWELSKKMILGGDHALVVLDEITYAFHFGWIDVKEASDVFKTRPSHVHIVLTGRNCPELLLEQADLVSKIEAVKHPFQIGIKAQAGIDF; encoded by the coding sequence ATGGAACTTTCGTCTAAAGAACGTCGCGGATTAATGATCGTTAATACCGGGGAAGGAAAAGGCAAAACCACTGCCGCATTAGGAATGATATTCCGTGCTTTAGGACGTGGCATGCGTTGCGGGATCGTGCAATTCATCAAAGGAAAGTGGGAAACGGGTGAAAGAAAATTCGCCAAAACGATTCCTGAATTAGATTTTTATGTTATGGGTCTCGGGTTCACCTGGGATAGCGAAGACTTAGATAAGGATAAAAAAGCCGCCCTCGCAGCTTGGGAGTTATCCAAAAAGATGATTTTAGGGGGAGATCATGCGCTCGTTGTTTTGGACGAAATTACCTATGCATTTCATTTCGGTTGGATAGACGTAAAAGAAGCTTCCGATGTTTTTAAAACGCGTCCTTCTCACGTTCATATCGTTTTAACCGGAAGAAATTGTCCGGAACTTCTACTGGAGCAGGCGGATCTTGTAAGTAAAATTGAAGCAGTAAAGCATCCGTTTCAAATCGGAATAAAAGCCCAGGCTGGAATCGATTTCTAA
- the cobM gene encoding precorrin-4 C(11)-methyltransferase translates to MKVYIIGAGPGDPELITIKGAKRIETSPIVLYTGSLVPERVIAMANPEAKIIDSSGMTLDEIIQVLREAFEKDQDVARVHTGDPAIFGSTAEQMRRMDELGIPYEIIPGVSSFTAAAAALGKELTLPEVSQTVIITRAEGRTPMPPKEKLEVLAQSGATLVFFLSALLLRKITEQLLPYYGEDCPVAIVQKASWPEQKIVLGTLSDISEKAKAEKINATAIVFVGRVLNCHDFADSRLYSPDFSHKFRKKTKLQKSVSIDSPLPG, encoded by the coding sequence ATGAAAGTGTATATCATCGGCGCCGGACCGGGAGATCCGGAACTAATAACTATTAAAGGAGCAAAGAGAATCGAAACGAGTCCTATCGTCCTTTATACCGGTTCCTTAGTTCCGGAGAGAGTAATCGCCATGGCGAATCCCGAGGCGAAGATAATCGATTCCTCCGGCATGACATTGGATGAAATCATTCAAGTTTTAAGGGAGGCATTTGAAAAAGACCAGGATGTCGCCCGAGTTCATACCGGGGATCCTGCCATTTTCGGATCGACGGCAGAGCAGATGCGAAGAATGGATGAATTAGGAATTCCTTATGAAATCATTCCTGGGGTATCTTCTTTCACTGCGGCTGCGGCGGCTTTAGGCAAGGAACTTACTCTCCCTGAAGTATCGCAAACGGTCATTATCACTCGAGCGGAAGGCCGAACACCGATGCCTCCGAAAGAAAAATTGGAAGTTTTAGCGCAATCCGGAGCAACCCTCGTATTTTTCTTGAGCGCACTTCTTTTAAGAAAAATCACGGAGCAGCTATTGCCTTACTACGGAGAGGATTGCCCCGTTGCAATAGTTCAAAAAGCCTCCTGGCCGGAACAAAAAATCGTCTTAGGAACATTGTCTGATATTTCAGAAAAAGCTAAAGCGGAAAAGATCAATGCGACCGCAATCGTATTTGTCGGACGAGTTTTGAACTGCCACGACTTCGCAGATTCTCGACTATATTCTCCCGATTTTTCCCATAAATTTAGGAAGAAAACGAAACTGCAAAAATCGGTTTCGATCGATTCACCTCTACCTGGTTAA
- the cobJ gene encoding precorrin-3B C(17)-methyltransferase: MKYGKLNLVGIGPGRDEHITPAALEAIHEAEYVIGYSTYIGLVRHLLTGKQVTRTGMTEEIGRAQAAVEAAADGKKVALISSGDAGVYGMAGLVFEVLRKIGWKRGDSPEIRIFPGISADNSCASLVGAPLVHDSCRISLSDLLTPWPIIEKRIDSAARGDFVISLYNPASGRRQRQILEATRIIGQYRPGNTPVALIKSAYRKQQSVVLSDLDHFLDFEIGMNTTVIIGSSNSFIYEGFFVTPRGYSNKYSLKSGEVQNGQRKGFSLRTEGDLSEKSNTPDGERTLNITKISNAFVRADTSVLEPEEPIIEDKNLERFERDSSVASALNALRFVQSVKSSPTKTLIPGEEIKDFGKIGRLAGALLYESKEEYYLIGKLKRPCQFEDFGFSYAEEHTRWTKLNVADLNLARTNSFQFLVPSKTTPDDLYERFAVHRNSSISERITALLEDSSDKVIWNQSEYWDLSWLPSLPKPIWTIVRDEVLKCS; the protein is encoded by the coding sequence ATGAAATATGGAAAGCTAAATTTAGTCGGAATCGGTCCCGGAAGAGACGAGCATATCACGCCTGCAGCACTCGAAGCGATTCACGAAGCGGAATATGTTATCGGCTACTCGACCTATATCGGTTTGGTCCGTCATCTTTTAACGGGCAAGCAAGTAACAAGAACGGGAATGACCGAGGAGATAGGGCGGGCTCAGGCCGCTGTTGAGGCCGCCGCAGATGGTAAAAAAGTCGCTCTCATTTCGTCCGGTGATGCGGGTGTTTATGGAATGGCAGGCTTAGTGTTCGAAGTTTTACGAAAAATCGGATGGAAGCGAGGGGATTCTCCAGAAATACGAATCTTTCCTGGAATCAGCGCGGATAATTCCTGCGCGTCCCTTGTGGGAGCTCCTTTGGTGCATGATTCTTGCCGAATTTCTCTTTCGGATCTCCTCACTCCGTGGCCAATCATCGAAAAGCGAATCGACTCCGCCGCTAGAGGAGACTTCGTTATTTCACTGTACAATCCGGCCTCGGGGCGGAGGCAGAGACAAATACTGGAAGCAACTCGCATTATAGGTCAATACAGGCCCGGTAACACTCCCGTTGCACTTATCAAGAGTGCTTATCGCAAACAACAAAGCGTCGTGTTATCCGATTTGGATCATTTTTTAGATTTCGAAATCGGTATGAATACCACGGTAATCATCGGATCGTCCAATAGCTTTATCTATGAGGGATTTTTCGTAACTCCTAGAGGCTACTCGAACAAATATTCTTTAAAGAGCGGTGAAGTTCAAAACGGTCAGAGAAAAGGATTTTCTCTGAGAACTGAAGGCGATTTATCGGAAAAATCGAATACTCCGGACGGAGAAAGAACTTTAAATATTACTAAAATATCAAATGCATTCGTTCGAGCCGATACCTCCGTATTGGAGCCGGAAGAACCGATAATCGAAGACAAGAATCTCGAGCGCTTCGAACGGGATTCCTCGGTTGCTTCCGCTTTAAATGCTTTGCGATTCGTCCAATCCGTTAAATCGTCTCCGACCAAAACTCTAATACCGGGAGAAGAAATTAAGGATTTCGGCAAGATAGGAAGACTTGCCGGCGCTCTTTTATACGAATCGAAAGAAGAATATTATTTAATCGGCAAGCTAAAGCGACCCTGCCAATTCGAAGATTTCGGTTTTTCCTATGCCGAGGAGCATACACGTTGGACCAAACTTAACGTAGCGGATTTGAATCTTGCGCGAACAAATTCTTTCCAATTCTTAGTTCCCTCCAAAACGACTCCCGACGATCTTTACGAAAGATTTGCAGTGCATCGTAATTCGTCCATTAGCGAGAGAATTACGGCTTTGCTAGAGGATTCCAGCGATAAAGTTATTTGGAATCAATCGGAGTATTGGGACTTAAGTTGGCTACCGTCGCTACCGAAACCGATTTGGACAATTGTTCGAGACGAAGTATTAAAATGTTCATGA
- a CDS encoding cobalt-precorrin 5A hydrolase, translated as MNPIRKPYAIYAITKHGIILGERLRKSLGTADLFVSKKLSDQAPADSLSLALPMDSTLRETFTRYDCHIFIISVGAVVRMIAPLLQNKKVDPAVICVDDKGSFSICVLSGHVGRGNFFTQIVSKALENTPVITTASDVAGTLTVDILGRDLGWVLEDQDRNVTRACAAVVNETKVLFVQECGESEWWPKDKPLPPGVEYSTSLEAVDPNKYEILLIATDRSNIKQTHPNHYNNSVIYKPKSLILGLGCDRYISFEDAKSGIMTTLDENGLSLESVRAIASIDRKHDEQAFLELAQMYQWEFLTFPASELDRATGIVSPSAMATKHVETRSVCEAAALLGAGTDFLIVPKRKYKRTPESKNLTVAVARIPFLPREEVLITKEAIHS; from the coding sequence ATGAATCCGATTAGAAAACCGTACGCCATTTATGCGATTACAAAACACGGGATTATCCTCGGAGAGCGACTTCGGAAATCCCTCGGAACTGCGGATCTCTTCGTTTCGAAAAAACTTTCGGATCAAGCTCCCGCCGATTCGTTAAGCTTAGCCCTACCGATGGATTCGACATTGCGGGAAACATTCACTCGATACGACTGCCACATTTTCATCATAAGCGTCGGGGCAGTCGTGAGAATGATCGCACCTTTATTACAAAATAAAAAAGTAGATCCGGCAGTCATATGCGTGGACGATAAGGGTTCATTCTCCATCTGTGTTCTTTCAGGGCATGTAGGCAGAGGCAATTTTTTTACTCAAATCGTTTCCAAAGCTTTGGAAAATACTCCTGTTATCACGACAGCCTCGGATGTGGCCGGGACCCTAACTGTCGATATTTTAGGAAGAGACTTAGGTTGGGTTTTAGAGGATCAGGATAGAAACGTTACTAGAGCCTGCGCGGCAGTGGTGAACGAAACCAAAGTATTATTTGTGCAGGAATGCGGGGAATCGGAATGGTGGCCAAAAGATAAACCGCTTCCTCCCGGCGTCGAATATTCGACCTCGCTCGAAGCTGTCGATCCGAATAAGTATGAGATATTATTGATCGCCACCGATCGATCGAATATAAAACAAACGCATCCTAATCATTATAATAATTCCGTAATATATAAACCGAAAAGCCTGATTTTAGGATTGGGATGCGATCGCTACATTTCGTTCGAGGATGCGAAATCCGGGATTATGACGACGTTAGACGAGAACGGTTTAAGCTTGGAATCCGTTCGTGCAATCGCAAGTATCGATCGAAAGCATGACGAACAGGCCTTTCTTGAACTGGCTCAAATGTATCAATGGGAATTTCTTACATTCCCGGCATCGGAGCTGGATAGGGCTACTGGAATCGTTTCACCTTCCGCCATGGCAACGAAGCATGTAGAAACCCGATCGGTCTGTGAAGCCGCGGCGTTACTCGGCGCAGGTACGGATTTCCTAATAGTCCCTAAGAGAAAATACAAGAGAACTCCCGAGAGTAAAAATCTTACCGTGGCTGTTGCCAGAATTCCTTTTTTACCCAGAGAAGAAGTTTTGATTACGAAGGAGGCTATTCATTCATGA
- the cobI gene encoding precorrin-2 C(20)-methyltransferase → MNETKTLGKLFGVGVGPGATDLITLRAINVLNEAEVLAIPKSSEHLPSFAWRVCSPLVKENSKQEKIFLHFPMSKDPKVLVPAWDKAFNEIGARLLNGKNVAFVTQGDPSVYSSWNYLREEAPDRWPGIEIEIVPAVTSVTAIPAALQIPLADGRERFCVLPATYGLEDLPRLVEDFDSIVLTKVGQVIPELVRILKLLGLLENATYVSYGTTDKQKIVKDLESIQNENCDYFSMVLISIRKRKGVLRGELYESD, encoded by the coding sequence ATGAACGAAACTAAAACGCTAGGTAAATTGTTCGGAGTCGGTGTAGGCCCGGGTGCGACCGACTTAATCACTCTAAGAGCGATAAATGTCCTAAACGAGGCCGAAGTACTCGCAATTCCCAAAAGCAGCGAGCATCTACCCTCTTTTGCATGGAGAGTTTGTTCACCGCTTGTTAAGGAAAATTCCAAACAGGAAAAAATCTTTCTACACTTTCCGATGAGTAAGGATCCTAAAGTGTTAGTACCAGCCTGGGATAAAGCATTCAACGAAATCGGAGCGCGACTGCTGAACGGAAAAAATGTCGCATTCGTTACGCAAGGAGATCCTTCCGTCTACAGCTCTTGGAATTACCTGAGAGAAGAGGCTCCTGACCGATGGCCGGGAATCGAGATAGAGATCGTTCCGGCTGTCACTTCAGTTACTGCAATCCCTGCCGCTTTACAAATTCCGTTAGCCGACGGGCGGGAACGTTTTTGCGTCCTGCCTGCAACTTACGGTTTGGAAGATCTACCAAGACTTGTAGAAGACTTTGATTCGATTGTTTTAACCAAGGTCGGCCAAGTCATTCCTGAATTAGTGAGAATTTTAAAACTACTCGGACTTTTGGAAAACGCAACGTATGTTTCTTACGGAACTACGGATAAGCAAAAAATCGTGAAAGATTTAGAATCGATTCAAAACGAAAACTGCGATTACTTTTCTATGGTCTTAATTTCTATCCGCAAACGTAAAGGCGTTCTTCGAGGAGAGTTATATGAATCCGATTAG
- a CDS encoding bifunctional cobalt-precorrin-7 (C(5))-methyltransferase/cobalt-precorrin-6B (C(15))-methyltransferase: MKAVVVVGIGDDGCVGLSSQAMGAVARANILAGGERHLDFFPEFDGKRITLKENITAAIDHIAELSGENTICILASGDPLFYGIGNLVRKKIGADHVEFIPAPSSMQRAFAKVGINWDDAKVISMHGRDKIGFVNKLKFHNKIACFTDGSNSPSSIARNMIQFGETDWIAFVCENLGGRSESVRKFTISELSVASDISDLNVLILIREDAEWRRPSVIPYREEDEYAKRIPKKGLITKKEVRILSLAALEIRIDSVVWDIGAGSGSVSIEAAFLASEGRAYAIEIDPEGIAICQENKLFHKADNVFIIEGRAPEALADLPSPDCVFVGGSKGSLEEIIRVSYQRLKEGGRLVVNAVTLDNVSEAYQAFKNLGLEMEVILLNVSRGQKLATYLRYEALNPIHIFKTIKRSMEL, encoded by the coding sequence ATGAAAGCCGTCGTAGTAGTCGGAATCGGAGACGACGGATGCGTCGGCCTATCCAGTCAAGCAATGGGAGCCGTCGCTAGAGCAAATATACTCGCTGGTGGAGAGAGACATTTGGATTTTTTCCCGGAGTTTGATGGAAAACGAATCACGTTAAAGGAAAACATTACAGCGGCAATCGATCATATCGCCGAACTTTCTGGAGAAAATACGATCTGCATACTCGCTTCGGGCGATCCTCTTTTTTACGGAATCGGCAATCTAGTACGGAAAAAAATCGGAGCGGATCACGTTGAATTTATTCCTGCACCGAGCTCCATGCAACGCGCCTTCGCGAAAGTCGGGATCAATTGGGATGACGCTAAGGTTATCTCCATGCATGGCCGCGACAAAATCGGCTTTGTAAATAAATTAAAATTTCATAATAAAATTGCCTGTTTCACCGACGGATCCAACTCCCCCTCCTCTATTGCACGAAATATGATACAATTCGGAGAGACGGATTGGATAGCTTTTGTCTGCGAAAATCTAGGAGGTAGAAGCGAATCTGTTCGAAAATTTACGATATCGGAGCTGAGCGTTGCTTCCGATATTTCCGACCTAAATGTGCTAATTCTCATTAGAGAAGATGCAGAATGGCGACGTCCTTCGGTTATTCCTTATCGAGAAGAGGACGAATACGCAAAGCGAATCCCCAAAAAAGGTTTAATCACCAAAAAGGAAGTGAGAATTCTATCGCTTGCTGCGCTGGAAATTCGAATCGATTCCGTTGTTTGGGATATCGGTGCAGGTTCCGGCTCCGTTTCGATCGAAGCGGCTTTTCTAGCTTCGGAAGGACGGGCATATGCTATCGAAATCGATCCGGAAGGAATAGCAATTTGCCAAGAGAATAAACTTTTCCATAAAGCGGATAACGTTTTTATAATTGAAGGTCGAGCGCCGGAAGCACTCGCAGATCTACCGTCACCGGATTGTGTTTTCGTCGGCGGCTCTAAAGGAAGTCTGGAAGAAATCATAAGGGTATCCTATCAAAGATTAAAGGAAGGCGGCAGACTCGTAGTAAATGCGGTTACCCTAGATAATGTATCGGAGGCATACCAAGCTTTCAAGAATCTCGGGCTGGAAATGGAAGTCATTCTATTGAACGTTTCGAGAGGGCAAAAATTAGCGACTTACCTCCGCTACGAAGCCTTAAATCCGATCCATATTTTTAAAACTATTAAACGAAGCATGGAATTATAA
- a CDS encoding precorrin-8X methylmutase: MNDMRQMTSLGRNIEDRSFQIIDEEAGIHSYPPADWEIVRRIIHATADFEFKELTKIHPEAASSGISALKRGCSIICDVQMILAGLNRERLDAYNCKTYSFISDPDVIQKAKEKNSTRAIESIRKASELGLLDGSILAIGNAPTALLEIVRLIESNEAKPSLIIGVPVGFVSASESKESVMVLQGSIPYIITQGRKGGSTIAVAILHALLLLSAKGNHV; the protein is encoded by the coding sequence ATGAACGACATGCGACAAATGACATCTCTCGGAAGAAATATAGAAGATAGATCGTTTCAAATCATCGACGAGGAGGCGGGAATACATTCTTACCCCCCTGCCGATTGGGAAATTGTTCGTAGAATCATTCATGCGACCGCCGATTTTGAATTCAAAGAGCTTACAAAAATCCATCCGGAAGCCGCCTCGTCGGGTATCTCCGCGTTGAAGCGAGGTTGTTCGATTATTTGCGACGTGCAGATGATCTTAGCCGGTTTGAATCGGGAACGACTCGATGCTTATAATTGTAAAACGTATAGTTTCATTTCCGATCCGGACGTAATTCAAAAAGCAAAGGAAAAAAATTCTACAAGAGCAATCGAATCGATTCGAAAAGCGTCGGAGCTTGGCCTTTTGGACGGAAGCATCCTGGCCATCGGGAACGCGCCTACCGCTCTCTTAGAGATCGTCCGTTTGATCGAAAGCAATGAAGCAAAACCTTCCTTAATCATCGGAGTTCCCGTCGGCTTTGTGTCTGCAAGCGAATCGAAGGAATCAGTGATGGTATTACAAGGTTCCATTCCTTATATCATAACTCAAGGTAGAAAAGGTGGAAGTACGATTGCCGTAGCGATTCTGCACGCGCTTTTATTATTATCTGCTAAAGGAAATCATGTATGA